A region from the Cetobacterium somerae ATCC BAA-474 genome encodes:
- a CDS encoding DUF554 domain-containing protein, translating into MLGVIVNTLAVIIGSFVGLIFKSKISEKFTSSIMIGIGLCTLSIGISGTLKGENPLVLIGSIILGVIIGEGIDLNEKIQNIGEYFERKVKKNENSKVSVTQGFVTGSLLFCIGAMTIVGSLNAGLTGDNQMLFTKSFLDLISSIMLAATLGIGVLFSSIFVFLFQGLLVVLAQYLEPILTQNTISEITSVGSLLIIALGLNIIGITKIKVANYLPAILIVPILTFFIRIIGF; encoded by the coding sequence ATGCTAGGAGTAATAGTGAATACCTTAGCTGTAATTATCGGTAGTTTTGTAGGTTTAATTTTTAAAAGTAAAATTTCAGAAAAGTTTACAAGCTCTATTATGATAGGAATTGGGTTATGTACTCTATCAATAGGAATCTCTGGAACTTTGAAAGGTGAAAATCCATTGGTTTTAATAGGATCAATTATCCTAGGGGTAATTATAGGAGAGGGAATTGATTTAAATGAAAAAATCCAAAATATTGGAGAGTATTTTGAAAGAAAAGTAAAAAAGAATGAAAACTCTAAAGTGTCTGTAACTCAAGGATTCGTTACGGGAAGTCTTCTCTTTTGTATAGGAGCTATGACTATTGTTGGTTCACTAAATGCTGGATTAACAGGTGATAACCAAATGCTTTTTACAAAATCATTTTTAGATTTAATTTCATCGATAATGTTAGCAGCAACTTTAGGAATAGGAGTGTTATTTTCTTCAATATTTGTTTTTCTTTTTCAAGGATTGTTAGTAGTTTTAGCACAATATTTAGAACCTATTTTAACACAAAATACAATATCAGAGATAACAAGTGTAGGGTCACTACTAATAATAGCATTGGGATTAAACATAATTGGAATAACAAAAATAAAGGTGGCAAATTATCTTCCTGCAATATTAATTGTTCCAATATTAACATTTTTTATAAGAATAATTGGATTTTAA